The DNA region CGACCGGATCGGCGCCGTCGGAATACTGGGCAGAGAGTTCGGACAGGGCGCCAGGAGCGTCGCCTTTCAGGATCATCTCGAACAGGTCCAGCACGCGGCCGCGGTCGGCGAGGCCCAGCATGGCGCGGACCTGTTCGGCGGTGGTCTCGCCCGCGCCGTGGGCGATGGCCTGATCCAGAAGCGAGGTCGCGTCGCGGGCGGAGCCCTCGGCGGCGCGGGTGATGAGCGCCAGCGCCTCGTCGGTGATGGAGGCGTTCTCGGCGGTGGCGATGCGGCGCAGGAGGGCGAGCATCGCCTCGGGCTCGATCCGGCGCAGGTCGAAGCGTTGGCAGCGCGACAGGACGGTGACGGGGATCTTGCGGATTTCGGTGGTCGCGAAGATGAACTTCACATGCGCGGGCGGCTCTTCCAGCGTCTTCAACAGCGCGTTGAAGGCGCTGGTCGAGAGCATGTGCACTTCGTCGATGATGTAGATCTTGTAGCGGGCGGATGCGGCCCGGTAGTGGACGCTTTCGATGATCTCGCGGATGTCACCCACGCCGGTGCGGCTAGCGGCGTCCATCTCCATCACGTCGACATGGCGGCCTTCCGCGATGGCGCGGCAGGGGTCGCATTTGCCGCAGGGGTCGGTTGTCGGCCCGCCGGTGCCATCGGGGCCGATGCAGTTGAGCCCCTTGGCGATGATGCGGGCCGTGGTGGTTTTGCCCGTACCGCGGATGCCGGTCATGATGAAGGCATGCGCGATGCGGTCGGCTGCGAAGGCGTTCTTCAGCGTGCGCACCATCGCCTCTTGCCCGACGAGGTCGGCGAAGGTCTCCGGGCGGTACTTGCGGGCAAGGACGCGGTAGGTGGGGGCTTCGGTCATGGCTCCTCGGGCGGCTGCGGGCAGTCTAGACGGGCGGGGCGGGGACGGCAACCGGCGCGGTCCCTTGTTTGGGGAAGCCCCCCTCCCCGGCCCTCCCCACGAGGGGGAGGGAGGGGCCACGTCCTGACCGGCGCGCAGGGGCCGGCTTTCGGGCGGCTCCCCTCCCCCTTGTGGGGAGGGGCTGGGGGAGGGGGGCCGAGGGCGCCGCTACCAGCGGTTGCGTTCCTCCTTCTGGCGCCCGATGTCGCGTGTCTTTCGGCCGAAGGCGCGGGATCGCGCCCGTGCTTCGGCCAGCGACATGGCGTTGAAGCGGTCCTCGCGCTTCAGCTTGCGCCAGCGGTTCAGGCGGGCGGGGTCGAGTGTGCCGTCTTCCACCGCGCGGGCGACGGCGCAGCCGGGCTCGCCTTCGTGGGCGCAATCGGAGAAGCGGCAATCCGCCGCCAGCGCCTCGATGTCGTCGAAGGTGGCGGCGATGCCTTCGGCGGCGTCGGCCAGTTGCAGCTCACGCATTCCGGGCGTGTCGATCAGCCAGCCGCCGCCGAGGGTGGGAACAAGCTGGCGCGACGTGGTGGTGTGGCGGCCCTTGTCCTTAAGCTCGGACGTGCCGGCGGTGGCGAGGGCCTGTCCCGTCAGCGTGGCGGCCAACGTGGATTTGCCCACGCCGGAGGAGCCGACGAGGCCAAGCGTGTGGCCGCGCCCGCACCAGTCGGCAAGCCTTGCGACTGAAGCCGGGTCGCGGGCATCGACCGCCAGCACCGGCGCATCGCGGGCGGCGCGCACGGCTTCGTCCAGCCAGGGGGCCGGATCGGCGAGATCGGCCTTGGTCAGCACCACCACGGGCGAGATGCCCGCGGACCGGGCCAGTGCCAGGTAACGCTCCAGCCGCGCCGTGGAGTATTCGGCGTTGCAGGAGCTGACGATGGCCAGCCCGTCCAGATTGGCGGCGATCAGCTGGCGCGTGGCATCCGAGCCGGGGGCGCGGCGGTGCAGGTCGCTGTGCCGGTCAAGCAGCCGGGCGACGCGCGGCACTTCGGCTTCGGCCAGCACCCAGTCGCCCACCGCGAGATCGGCGGTGGAAAGCGACGCGGGCAGGACCAGCCCCAGGGGGCCGGTTTCGGTGA from Neotabrizicola shimadae includes:
- a CDS encoding DNA polymerase III subunit gamma/tau; this translates as MTEAPTYRVLARKYRPETFADLVGQEAMVRTLKNAFAADRIAHAFIMTGIRGTGKTTTARIIAKGLNCIGPDGTGGPTTDPCGKCDPCRAIAEGRHVDVMEMDAASRTGVGDIREIIESVHYRAASARYKIYIIDEVHMLSTSAFNALLKTLEEPPAHVKFIFATTEIRKIPVTVLSRCQRFDLRRIEPEAMLALLRRIATAENASITDEALALITRAAEGSARDATSLLDQAIAHGAGETTAEQVRAMLGLADRGRVLDLFEMILKGDAPGALSELSAQYSDGADPVAVLRDLAEIAHWLSVLKVSPATADDPTTPPDERARGLEMAGRLPMRVLSRLWQMLIKALEEVPLAPNAMMAAEMAVIRMTHVADLPDPEALIRKLTSEPRPPMPGGAPAGGSSGTVHSPMRMAPMSHARGPMAAAAPAVMAEGGLALYGRFDDVVELIREKRDVKLLTDVEDGLRLARYAPGRIEFEPAPNAAPDLAQRLQQRLQVWTGARWGVSVVATGGASTLREQREAEESAAQAEAMQHPLVQAALAAFPGARIAAIRTPEAQAAEAAAEALPEVEDEWDPFEE
- the rsgA gene encoding ribosome small subunit-dependent GTPase A, yielding MTLTLAGLGWSAHFLSQLDPSEIGHLRPARVAAVHRDRIETLTETGPLGLVLPASLSTADLAVGDWVLAEAEVPRVARLLDRHSDLHRRAPGSDATRQLIAANLDGLAIVSSCNAEYSTARLERYLALARSAGISPVVVLTKADLADPAPWLDEAVRAARDAPVLAVDARDPASVARLADWCGRGHTLGLVGSSGVGKSTLAATLTGQALATAGTSELKDKGRHTTTSRQLVPTLGGGWLIDTPGMRELQLADAAEGIAATFDDIEALAADCRFSDCAHEGEPGCAVARAVEDGTLDPARLNRWRKLKREDRFNAMSLAEARARSRAFGRKTRDIGRQKEERNRW